In Lolium rigidum isolate FL_2022 chromosome 3, APGP_CSIRO_Lrig_0.1, whole genome shotgun sequence, the genomic window TAGGATTTCTGCCTTCTTATATGTAATTGTCTCCTTGTTATGGTTTGACGGTTTGATCTAGAATTACTCCCTATCATCTCTTCATAGCATTCAGCGAGCGGTTATGCACTGCTCTTTTGATATAGGTCTACAGGCTACAGCTATCAATTTGTCAATTCCCTCTCTATTGCATCATCGATCTATGTAAGCCTGCAGTCTAATAGCCCTGAGAACATCCATGCCGTTTGTTTGACTTTTTTAGTCATTGTTTATTTCGATCTAGTCAGTTTGACTTTTTTAGTCATTGTTTATTTTAATCTATGCAGTTTGTTTGACTTTTTAATCATTGTTTATGTCGATCTATGCAGTTTGTTGGCTGATACTCAGCCATGGGTAAGGAGAAGGTTCACATCAACATTGTGGTCATTGGCCATGTCGACTCTGGCAAGTCGACCACCACTGGCCACCTGATCTACAAGCTTGGAGGCATTGACAAGCGTGTCATTGAGAGGTTTGAGAAGGAAGCCGCTGAGATGAACAAGCGGTCTTTCAAGTATGCGTGGGTGCTTGACAAGCTCAAGGCTGAGCGCGAGAGAGGTATCACCATCGATATCGCTCTCTGGAAGTTCGAGACAACCAAGTACTACTGCACGGTCATTGATGCCCCTGGACACCGTGACTTCATCAAGAACATGATCACTGGTACCTCCCAGGCTGACTGCGCTGTTCTCATCATTGACTCAACCACTGGTGGTTTTGAGGCTGGTATCTCCAAGGATGGCCAGACCCGTGAGCACGCTCTCCTTGCTTTCACCCTTGGTGTGAAGCAGATGATCTGCTGCTGCAACAAGGTATAACTTTCAAAACTTTCATGGAACAACATATTACTACAGAGTCTTTACTTTTGTTCTAAGCTTGCTGCATGATGTCAATGCTTGATTTTAGTTAACACGTCCACATGTTCTGCATCCTTTGCTTGATTTCAAACTAGTTTACACATGTTCTTAGATGAGATAtaattgtttatcaaagtttctgCTTGTGTGTATATACTAGCTGCTGTCAGTAGTCATCTAGGATTCTATAGGCTGGATAAAGGATACATTTATCTTGTATACTACCATCTATGTAGTTTTTCATTCAGCTAGTTTTATTATTCTGCTGCTCTTGTAGCTTATTGAAACTCCATTTTTAATGAAATAACATATCACTGCACTGGATGATACTTGCACTTGGTTCGATGTACTTTTGCTGCATTATCTGAATGCCTGATTACAATGCAGTTTTTTTTACTTTGTGCTGCTCTTGTTATCATGAATGCCATATTTTTGCATGCCTTCTTATGATAACTGCATGTGCTGTTATCTGTTTGTACCATCTTATGGTCCCATACAATCTGCCTTTTCTATTTAACTGATGGTATTGTCCTCTTGCTCCCGTACAATCTGCCTTTTCTATTTAACTAATGGTATTGTCCTGATGCTCTTTGTAGATGGATGCCACCACTCCCAAGTACTCGAAGAGCCGTTATGAAGAAATTGTTAAGGAAGTCTCATCCTACCTGAAGAAGGTTGGCTACAACCCAGAGAAGGTTCCCTTTGTCCCCATCTCTGGTTTTGAGGGTGACAACATGATTGAGAGGTCCACCAACCTTGACTGGTACAAGGGCCCGACCTTGCTTGAGGCTCTTGACCAGATCAACGAGCCCAAGAGGCCCTCAGACAAGCCCCTGCGTCTTCCCCTTCAGGACGTTTACAAGATTGGTGGCATTGGAACTGTGCCTGTTGGCCGTGTTGAGACTGGTACCATCAAGCCAGGCATGGTGGTCACCTTTGGTCCCACTGGTCTGACCACTGAGGTCAAGTCTGTTGAGATGCACCATGAGTCTCTCCTGGAGGCGCTCCCTGGTGACAATGTTGGCTTCAATGTCAAGAATGTTGCTGTGAAAGATCTCAAGCGTGGGTTTGTGGCATCCAATTCCAAGGATGACCCTGCCAAGGAGGCTGCCAGTTTcacctcccaggtcatcatcatGAACCACCCTGGTCAGATCGGCAATGGCTACGCCCCAGTGCTTGACTGCCACACCTCGCACATTGCTGTCAAGTTTGCTGAGCTGGTCACCAAGATTGACAGACGATCTGGTAAGGAGATTGAGAAGGAGCCCAAGTTCCTGAAGAATGGTGATGCTGGTATTGTGAAGATGATTCCCACCAAGCCCATGGTTGTTGAGACCTTCGCCACTTACCCTCCTCTTGGTCGCTTTGCTGTGCGTGACATGAGACAAACAGTTGCTGTTGGTGTCATCAAGGGTGTGGAGAAGAAGGATCCAACCGGTGCCAAGGTGACCAAGGCTGCTGCCAAGAAGAAATGAGGCATCTTATAGTTGGTCCTTTCAGTTGATATATATCTAGATCTCTTTTTGTTCCTGTGGTGATGCGGTAAGGGTAGTTGTTATTCAGCGTTTAGCTCTGTCTGCAATGTGCTCTTGTACCGTTTAAAACACTGTCCTGTTATTTGAGCTTTGCGGAAACCTGGAGATGTGTAAGACTCAGTTGGTGTTTTTATGGGCTGTGGAATGTGATTTGGTAGCATGTGTCTATTTGTTTTTATTATGGCTTGGTTTGTTTAGTTATGCTCTGTGATGATTTCCTCTCAATTGAGGATTACACGCAGTTGAAATTGACACAAAATTTAAGGCTAGCATAGTTTTTCTCATTGTTGTCTTAGTTGTAGACAGAAGCGCGGATTCACCAGATGTTTTCTCTAGGCTTTAGTTTTCTGGCAGGCCTAGTTTCCTAGCAGTGGGTTTCAGCCCACTGTTATGTTAGCAtccacggacgagaacggcaaaggGGCAGCACGGTAGGATATGATTGCAGTAAATTCCAGCTAAAACTAGATTCATCTTCGATTCTCCCAGAAAGCCGCAGTATCAAGCAACCCAGTGACACAATGTTCACATTCTAGTACATTAGTACTGACAAAATGAGTACCAGACCATGATAGAACCGTTAGGAATAGTTAGTGTTACATCTAGGCTAAATAGGAAGTTAGCTTTCTTTAGGCTAACTATTAGCAGTTAGATTGACTGCGTTGTCCAAACGCTATTTCTTCCGAAGAGGCGTCCTACTTGTTCTAACAGGCACGTTGTAATCGACCTATGTATGCATCTGTTGGGTACCCAACtccttgatcaatacaattgaaGAACATAAGCAATGATCCATACTGAAGATCGGGGTCAGACATCTTCCGCCCACGACCGGTTCAA contains:
- the LOC124702272 gene encoding elongation factor 1-alpha, which gives rise to MGKEKVHINIVVIGHVDSGKSTTTGHLIYKLGGIDKRVIERFEKEAAEMNKRSFKYAWVLDKLKAERERGITIDIALWKFETTKYYCTVIDAPGHRDFIKNMITGTSQADCAVLIIDSTTGGFEAGISKDGQTREHALLAFTLGVKQMICCCNKMDATTPKYSKSRYEEIVKEVSSYLKKVGYNPEKVPFVPISGFEGDNMIERSTNLDWYKGPTLLEALDQINEPKRPSDKPLRLPLQDVYKIGGIGTVPVGRVETGTIKPGMVVTFGPTGLTTEVKSVEMHHESLLEALPGDNVGFNVKNVAVKDLKRGFVASNSKDDPAKEAASFTSQVIIMNHPGQIGNGYAPVLDCHTSHIAVKFAELVTKIDRRSGKEIEKEPKFLKNGDAGIVKMIPTKPMVVETFATYPPLGRFAVRDMRQTVAVGVIKGVEKKDPTGAKVTKAAAKKK